The Streptomyces sp. NBC_01275 genome has a segment encoding these proteins:
- a CDS encoding NADH-quinone oxidoreductase subunit A, translating to MNAYAPILVLGALGAGFAIFSVVMATLIGPKRYNRAKLEAYECGIEPTPTPAGGGRFPIKYYLTAMLFIVFDIEIVFLYPWAVTFDALGVFGLVEMLLFVLTVFVAYAYVWRRGGLEWD from the coding sequence GTGAACGCGTATGCGCCCATCCTCGTACTGGGAGCCCTCGGGGCAGGCTTTGCGATCTTCTCCGTGGTCATGGCCACGCTGATCGGGCCGAAGCGGTACAACCGCGCCAAGCTCGAGGCCTATGAGTGCGGTATCGAGCCGACCCCCACGCCGGCCGGCGGCGGGCGCTTCCCCATCAAGTACTACCTGACGGCGATGCTCTTCATCGTCTTCGACATCGAGATCGTCTTCCTCTACCCCTGGGCCGTCACCTTCGACGCCCTGGGTGTTTTCGGGCTCGTGGAGATGCTGCTCTTCGTGCTCACCGTCTTCGTCGCGTACGCGTACGTATGGCGGCGCGGCGGCCTGGAATGGGACTGA
- a CDS encoding NADH-quinone oxidoreductase subunit J, with product MSAQLAAYATSTGEAFQFWVLGTVAVAGALCTVFMKRAVHSALCLAGTMIILAVFYLANGAYFLGIVQIVVYTGAIMMLFLFVVMLVGVTAADSLKETIKGQRWLALACGLGFGVLLIAGIGNASLTEFNGLAEANANGNVEGLAALIFTKYVFAFEITGALLITAAVGAMVLTHRERTERAKTQREMSEQRVREGKHLPPLPAPGVYARHNAVDVQGLLPDGTPSELTVSSTLRERGQVRDVSTEALDDLKALQQRAEERLERAPIEPPHLKRTEEASK from the coding sequence ATGAGCGCGCAGCTCGCCGCGTACGCCACCTCCACCGGCGAGGCCTTCCAGTTCTGGGTGCTCGGCACCGTCGCGGTGGCCGGCGCCCTGTGCACCGTCTTCATGAAGCGGGCCGTGCACAGCGCGCTCTGTCTCGCCGGAACCATGATCATCCTGGCGGTGTTCTACCTCGCCAACGGCGCCTACTTCCTGGGCATCGTGCAGATCGTCGTCTACACCGGCGCGATCATGATGCTGTTCCTGTTCGTGGTGATGCTCGTCGGCGTCACCGCGGCGGACTCCCTGAAGGAGACCATCAAGGGCCAGCGCTGGCTGGCCCTGGCGTGCGGTCTGGGCTTCGGCGTCCTGCTGATCGCCGGCATCGGCAACGCCTCCCTGACGGAGTTCAACGGCCTCGCCGAGGCGAATGCGAACGGCAATGTGGAGGGCCTCGCGGCTCTCATTTTCACCAAGTACGTCTTCGCGTTCGAGATCACCGGCGCCCTGCTGATCACCGCCGCCGTCGGCGCCATGGTGCTCACCCACCGCGAGCGCACCGAGCGCGCCAAGACCCAGCGCGAGATGTCCGAACAGCGCGTCCGCGAGGGCAAGCACCTCCCGCCGCTGCCGGCCCCCGGCGTGTACGCGCGGCACAACGCCGTCGACGTCCAGGGCCTGCTGCCCGACGGCACCCCCTCGGAGCTCACGGTCAGCAGCACCCTGCGCGAGCGCGGTCAGGTCCGTGACGTGTCCACCGAGGCGCTGGACGACCTCAAGGCCCTGCAACAGCGCGCCGAGGAGCGCCTGGAGCGGGCCCCGATCGAGCCGCCGCACCTCAAGCGGACCGAGGAGGCGTCGAAGTGA
- the nuoF gene encoding NADH-quinone oxidoreductase subunit NuoF: protein MMTLAPELKGSSPEKLLAPVLSAFWDEDGSWSLDVYRRHEGYEGLRKALAMSPDEVIAYVKDSGLRGRGGAGFPTGMKWQFIPQGDGKPHYLVVNADESEPGTCKDIPLLFANPHSLIEGIVIACYAIRSSHAFIYLRGEVVPVLRRLHEAVREAYAAGYLGENILGSGLDLELTVHAGAGAYICGEETALLDSLEGRRGQPRLRPPFPAVAGLYACPTVVNNVESIASVPAIMQKGKEWFRSMGSEKSPGFTLYSLSGHVSSPGQYEAPLGITLRQLLEMSGGMRPGHRLKFWTPGGSSTPMFTEEHLDVPLDYEGVGAAGSMLGTKALQCFDETTCVVRAVTRWTEFYAHESCGKCTPCREGTYWLVQLLRDIEAGKGVLSDLDKLNDIADNINGKSFCALGDGAASPIFSSLKYFREEYEEHITGRGCPFDPARSTAWADRTEVNA from the coding sequence GTGATGACCTTGGCACCCGAGCTGAAAGGCAGCAGCCCCGAGAAGCTGCTCGCACCCGTGCTGTCGGCCTTCTGGGACGAGGACGGGTCCTGGAGTCTGGACGTCTACCGAAGGCACGAAGGATACGAGGGGCTCCGCAAGGCGCTCGCCATGTCGCCCGACGAGGTGATCGCGTACGTCAAGGACTCCGGTCTACGGGGGCGCGGCGGCGCGGGATTCCCTACGGGAATGAAATGGCAGTTCATTCCCCAAGGGGATGGAAAGCCGCACTATCTAGTTGTCAACGCCGACGAATCGGAGCCCGGAACCTGCAAGGACATTCCGCTCCTCTTCGCGAACCCGCATAGCCTCATCGAGGGCATCGTCATCGCGTGTTATGCCATCAGGTCGTCTCATGCCTTCATCTATCTGCGGGGTGAAGTCGTTCCCGTGTTGCGGCGGTTGCACGAGGCCGTGCGCGAGGCCTACGCGGCCGGCTACCTGGGCGAGAACATCCTGGGCAGCGGACTCGACCTCGAACTCACCGTGCACGCGGGCGCGGGCGCGTACATCTGCGGTGAGGAGACCGCGCTGCTGGACTCCCTCGAAGGCCGCCGTGGTCAACCGCGGCTGCGTCCCCCCTTCCCTGCCGTCGCGGGCCTCTATGCGTGCCCGACTGTGGTGAATAACGTCGAGTCGATCGCGTCAGTTCCCGCCATCATGCAAAAAGGCAAGGAATGGTTCAGGTCGATGGGGAGCGAGAAGTCCCCGGGCTTCACGCTCTACTCCCTCAGCGGCCATGTCTCCAGCCCCGGCCAGTACGAGGCCCCGCTCGGCATCACGCTGCGCCAACTCCTGGAGATGAGCGGCGGCATGCGGCCCGGGCACCGGCTGAAGTTCTGGACGCCGGGCGGCTCCTCGACGCCGATGTTCACCGAGGAGCACCTCGACGTCCCTCTTGATTACGAAGGAGTGGGCGCCGCGGGTTCCATGCTCGGCACAAAAGCTCTCCAGTGCTTCGACGAGACGACCTGCGTCGTGCGCGCCGTCACCCGCTGGACCGAGTTCTACGCCCACGAGTCCTGCGGCAAGTGCACCCCGTGCCGCGAAGGCACGTACTGGCTCGTGCAGTTGCTGCGTGACATCGAGGCCGGCAAGGGCGTGCTGTCCGACCTCGACAAGCTGAACGACATCGCCGACAACATCAACGGCAAGTCCTTCTGCGCCCTCGGCGACGGCGCCGCCTCGCCGATCTTCTCCTCGCTCAAGTACTTCCGTGAGGAGTACGAGGAGCACATCACGGGCCGCGGCTGCCCCTTCGACCCCGCCAGGTCGACGGCCTGGGCCGACCGCACGGAGGTGAACGCATGA
- the nuoI gene encoding NADH-quinone oxidoreductase subunit NuoI — protein sequence MAEEPQEAGQTTPGFQNPVAGFGVTFKAMFKKRLTEQYPEQQKTTAPRFHGRHQLNRHPDGLEKCVGCELCAWACPADAIYVEGADNTDEERYSPGERYGRVYQINYARCILCGLCIEACPTRALTMTNEFELADTSRANLIYTKEQLLAGLDEGMVDSPHAIYPGMDEQDYYRGLVTEAAPGTVQQAAVSTDEPHPKAGPSGTAQEEEVQA from the coding sequence ATGGCTGAGGAGCCCCAGGAGGCCGGGCAGACGACGCCCGGCTTCCAGAACCCCGTCGCCGGCTTCGGCGTGACCTTCAAGGCCATGTTCAAGAAGCGGCTGACCGAGCAGTATCCCGAGCAGCAGAAGACCACCGCTCCGCGGTTCCACGGACGGCACCAGCTCAACCGCCATCCGGACGGCCTGGAGAAGTGCGTCGGCTGCGAGCTGTGCGCCTGGGCCTGCCCCGCCGACGCCATCTATGTCGAGGGCGCGGACAACACCGACGAGGAGCGCTACTCGCCGGGCGAGCGGTACGGGCGCGTGTACCAGATCAACTACGCCCGCTGCATTCTCTGCGGTCTCTGCATCGAGGCCTGCCCCACGCGCGCGTTGACGATGACCAACGAGTTCGAGCTCGCCGACACCAGCCGCGCCAACCTGATCTACACCAAGGAGCAGCTGCTGGCAGGCCTCGACGAGGGCATGGTCGACTCGCCGCACGCGATCTACCCGGGGATGGACGAGCAGGACTACTACCGCGGCCTGGTGACCGAGGCCGCGCCCGGCACCGTCCAGCAGGCCGCCGTCTCCACGGACGAGCCGCATCCGAAGGCAGGCCCTTCGGGCACGGCTCAGGAAGAGGAGGTGCAGGCATGA
- the nuoH gene encoding NADH-quinone oxidoreductase subunit NuoH, which translates to MSPYLAAEDLSMFGRDPWWLVVVKAVFCFAFLMVTVLFSIVWERKVVAWMQLRIGPNRHGPWGMLQSLADGVKLMLKEDLIVKRADKVVYILAPIIAAIPAFMAIAVIPFGPADNEISIFGQRTTMQLTDLPIAMLYVLAVASIGIYGIVLAGWSSGSTYPLLGGLRSCAQMISYEIAMGAAFASVFLYSGSMSTSTIVAQQHDRWYIILLPVSFILYVVTMIGETNRAPFDMPESEGDLVGGFNTEYSSIKFALFMLAEYVNMVTVSAVATTLFLGGWRAPWPISTFWEGANHGWWPMLWFVVKVQLLLFFFIWLRGTLPRVRYDQLMKLGWKVLIPVSVTWLMLVATVRTLRNENYDFADIALYVGGGVLTLLLLSFIADTFRDRGKQEQAPAEPVGFDPMAGGFPVPPLPGQELAPVPRRRSRRERELIVSGGSDTVSDVSMDGKEASDG; encoded by the coding sequence ATGAGCCCGTACCTCGCCGCTGAAGACCTCTCGATGTTCGGCCGCGACCCCTGGTGGCTGGTCGTCGTCAAGGCGGTGTTCTGCTTCGCCTTCCTGATGGTGACCGTGCTGTTCTCCATCGTCTGGGAACGCAAGGTCGTCGCCTGGATGCAGCTGCGCATCGGCCCCAACCGCCACGGCCCCTGGGGCATGCTCCAGTCGCTCGCCGACGGCGTGAAGCTGATGCTCAAGGAAGACCTCATCGTCAAACGCGCGGACAAGGTCGTCTACATCCTCGCGCCGATCATCGCGGCCATCCCGGCCTTCATGGCGATCGCCGTGATCCCCTTCGGCCCCGCCGACAACGAGATCTCGATCTTCGGCCAGCGCACCACGATGCAGCTCACCGACCTGCCGATCGCGATGCTCTACGTCCTCGCGGTCGCCTCGATCGGCATCTACGGCATCGTCCTGGCGGGTTGGAGTTCTGGATCCACCTACCCGCTGCTGGGCGGCCTGCGTTCCTGCGCGCAGATGATCTCCTACGAGATCGCGATGGGCGCCGCGTTCGCCTCGGTCTTCCTCTACTCGGGATCGATGTCGACCTCGACGATCGTCGCGCAGCAGCACGACCGCTGGTACATCATCCTGCTGCCGGTCTCCTTCATCCTCTACGTCGTCACGATGATCGGCGAGACCAACCGCGCCCCGTTCGACATGCCGGAGTCCGAGGGCGACCTGGTCGGCGGCTTCAACACCGAGTACTCGTCGATCAAGTTCGCGCTGTTCATGCTCGCCGAGTACGTCAACATGGTGACCGTCTCGGCCGTGGCGACCACGCTCTTCCTGGGCGGCTGGCGGGCTCCCTGGCCGATCAGCACCTTCTGGGAGGGCGCGAACCACGGCTGGTGGCCGATGCTCTGGTTCGTCGTCAAGGTGCAGTTGCTGCTGTTCTTCTTCATCTGGCTGCGCGGCACGCTGCCCCGCGTCCGCTACGACCAGCTGATGAAGCTCGGCTGGAAGGTCCTCATCCCGGTCTCGGTCACCTGGCTGATGCTCGTCGCGACCGTGCGGACCCTGCGCAATGAGAACTACGACTTCGCCGACATCGCCCTCTATGTGGGCGGCGGTGTCCTGACCCTGTTGCTGCTCTCCTTCATCGCGGACACGTTCCGCGACCGCGGCAAGCAGGAACAGGCTCCCGCCGAGCCCGTCGGCTTCGACCCGATGGCGGGCGGATTCCCCGTGCCGCCGCTGCCGGGACAGGAGCTCGCGCCCGTGCCGCGACGCCGTTCGCGCCGGGAGCGGGAGCTGATTGTCAGTGGCGGGTCGGACACTGTCAGTGACGTATCGATGGATGGAAAGGAGGCGTCCGATGGCTGA
- a CDS encoding NADH-quinone oxidoreductase subunit D, producing the protein MSTQSASAAAAASARETTEGTVYTVTGGDWDEVVQSAARADDERIVVNMGPQHPSTHGVLRLILEIDGETVTEARCGIGYLHTGIEKNLEFRTWTQGTTFVTRMDYLTSFFNETAYCLAVEKLLGIEDQITERAKIIRVLLMELNRLSSHLVCIATGGMELGATTVMVYGFRDREMILDIYELITGLRMNHAYIRPGGLAQDLPPGAVDQIREFVKKMKRNLPEYDKLATGNPIFKARLQNVGYLDLTGCMALGATGPVLRSTGLPHDLRKAQPYCDYETYDFDVPTADSCDAYGRFLIRVEEMRQSLRIVEQCLDRLQPGPVMVADRKIAWPAQLALGPDGLGNSLDHIKKIMGTSMEALIHHFKLVTEGFRVPPGQAYAAVESPKGELGVHAVSDGGTRPYRVHFRDPSFTNLQAMAAMCEGGQVADVIVAVASIDPVMGGVDR; encoded by the coding sequence GTGAGCACACAGTCAGCATCCGCGGCCGCGGCCGCCTCGGCACGGGAGACCACCGAGGGCACCGTGTACACCGTCACGGGCGGCGACTGGGACGAGGTCGTCCAGTCCGCGGCCCGCGCCGACGACGAGCGCATCGTCGTCAACATGGGCCCCCAGCACCCCTCCACCCACGGGGTGCTCCGCCTGATTCTGGAGATCGACGGCGAGACGGTCACCGAGGCCCGCTGCGGCATCGGCTACCTCCACACCGGCATCGAGAAGAACCTCGAATTCCGCACGTGGACGCAGGGCACCACGTTCGTGACGCGCATGGACTACCTGACGTCCTTCTTCAACGAGACCGCCTACTGTCTCGCCGTCGAGAAGCTCCTCGGCATCGAGGACCAGATCACCGAGCGAGCCAAGATCATCCGGGTGCTCCTGATGGAGCTGAACCGGTTGTCCTCCCACCTGGTGTGCATCGCCACCGGTGGCATGGAGCTCGGCGCCACCACGGTCATGGTCTACGGATTCCGTGACCGGGAGATGATCCTCGACATCTACGAGCTCATCACGGGCCTGCGGATGAACCACGCGTACATCCGCCCCGGCGGACTCGCCCAGGACCTGCCGCCCGGCGCGGTGGACCAGATCCGCGAGTTCGTGAAGAAGATGAAGCGGAACCTCCCGGAGTACGACAAGCTCGCCACCGGGAACCCCATCTTCAAGGCCCGTCTGCAGAACGTCGGCTATCTCGACCTGACCGGCTGCATGGCCCTCGGCGCCACCGGCCCGGTCCTGCGCTCCACCGGCCTTCCGCACGACCTGCGCAAGGCGCAGCCCTACTGCGACTACGAGACGTACGACTTCGACGTCCCGACCGCGGACTCCTGCGACGCCTACGGCCGTTTCCTGATCCGCGTGGAGGAGATGCGCCAGTCCCTGCGGATCGTGGAGCAGTGCCTGGACCGGCTGCAGCCCGGCCCGGTGATGGTCGCCGACCGGAAGATCGCCTGGCCCGCCCAGCTCGCCCTGGGCCCCGACGGCCTCGGCAACTCCCTCGACCACATCAAGAAGATCATGGGCACCTCCATGGAGGCCCTGATCCACCACTTCAAGCTGGTCACCGAGGGCTTCCGCGTCCCGCCGGGACAGGCGTACGCGGCCGTCGAGTCGCCCAAGGGCGAGCTCGGGGTGCACGCCGTGTCCGACGGAGGCACCCGCCCCTACCGGGTCCACTTCAGGGACCCGTCCTTCACCAACCTGCAGGCCATGGCGGCGATGTGCGAAGGCGGCCAGGTCGCCGACGTCATCGTCGCCGTTGCATCCATCGACCCCGTGATGGGAGGCGTCGACCGGTGA
- a CDS encoding NADH-quinone oxidoreductase subunit C has protein sequence MSDANGTHGKNGSSNGVNPEKDLASDNLPGQRGQGGEEIRVQRGMFGADNGGDTSGYGGLVRSVRLPGPASRPYGGWFDEVADELEGALEEQGLLPENAIEKTIVDRGELTFHIEREHLLRVARTLRDDPALRFELCTGVSGVHYLHDKGRELHAVYHLRSITRNRLIRLEVSAPDADPHIPSLVSVYPTNDWHERETYDFFGIVFDGHPALTRIMMPDDWQGHPQRKDYPLGGIPVEYKGAQIPAPDQRRSYS, from the coding sequence GTGAGCGACGCGAACGGCACCCACGGCAAGAACGGATCCTCGAACGGGGTGAACCCCGAGAAGGACCTCGCCTCCGACAACCTCCCCGGTCAGCGGGGCCAGGGCGGCGAGGAGATCCGCGTCCAGCGCGGCATGTTCGGCGCCGACAACGGCGGCGACACCTCCGGCTACGGCGGCCTGGTCCGCTCCGTCCGGCTCCCGGGACCGGCGAGCCGGCCCTACGGCGGCTGGTTCGACGAGGTCGCCGACGAACTCGAGGGCGCGCTGGAGGAACAGGGACTCCTCCCCGAGAACGCCATCGAGAAGACGATCGTCGACCGCGGCGAGCTCACCTTCCACATCGAGCGCGAGCACCTGCTCCGCGTCGCCCGCACCCTGCGCGACGACCCGGCCCTGCGCTTCGAGCTCTGCACGGGCGTGAGCGGCGTGCACTACCTGCACGACAAGGGCCGCGAGCTGCACGCCGTCTACCACCTGCGCTCGATCACCCGGAACCGGTTGATCCGCCTGGAGGTCAGCGCCCCGGACGCCGACCCGCACATCCCGTCCCTGGTCTCCGTCTACCCGACGAACGACTGGCACGAGCGCGAGACCTACGACTTCTTCGGGATCGTCTTCGACGGTCACCCGGCCCTGACGCGGATCATGATGCCGGACGACTGGCAGGGCCATCCGCAGCGCAAGGACTACCCCCTCGGCGGCATCCCCGTCGAGTACAAGGGCGCCCAGATCCCGGCTCCGGACCAGCGGAGGTCGTACTCGTGA
- the nuoE gene encoding NADH-quinone oxidoreductase subunit NuoE, whose product MTTSSSERGVSLGMPELPAPAYPDDVRARLEADAREIIARYPDSRSALLPLLHLVQSEEGHVTRTGMRFCADVLDLTTAEVTAVATFYTMYRRRPSGDYQVGVCTNTLCAVMGGDAIFEALQEHLGVGNGETTDDGKVTLEHIECNAACDFAPVVMVNWEFFDNQTVQSAKRLVDDLRIGRTVSPTRGAPLCTFKDTARILAGFPDERDGAVEASGGAGPASLVGLRLARGETAPARVVHPRDGGPHEEPQDRAPRDAAPHDPSPTEHLSSHDAPQDTSASDPAHPAGPTAEEGE is encoded by the coding sequence GTGACCACCTCTTCTTCCGAGCGGGGCGTCAGCCTGGGCATGCCCGAACTGCCCGCGCCCGCCTACCCGGACGACGTCCGAGCCCGGCTGGAGGCGGACGCGCGCGAGATCATCGCCCGCTACCCCGACTCCCGGTCCGCGCTCCTGCCGTTGCTGCACCTCGTGCAGTCGGAGGAGGGACACGTCACGCGCACCGGGATGCGGTTCTGCGCGGACGTGCTGGACCTGACCACGGCCGAGGTCACCGCGGTCGCCACCTTCTACACCATGTACCGGCGCCGGCCGAGCGGTGACTACCAGGTGGGCGTCTGCACCAACACCCTCTGCGCGGTGATGGGCGGTGACGCGATCTTCGAGGCGCTGCAGGAGCACCTGGGCGTCGGCAACGGCGAGACCACCGACGACGGCAAGGTCACCCTGGAGCACATCGAGTGCAACGCGGCCTGCGACTTCGCGCCGGTCGTGATGGTCAACTGGGAGTTCTTCGACAACCAGACCGTGCAGAGCGCGAAGCGCCTGGTGGACGACCTGCGGATCGGCCGCACGGTCTCGCCGACGCGCGGTGCGCCGCTGTGCACCTTCAAGGACACCGCCCGGATCCTGGCGGGCTTCCCCGACGAGCGGGACGGGGCCGTCGAGGCGAGCGGCGGTGCGGGACCTGCGTCACTGGTGGGTCTTCGCCTGGCAAGGGGAGAGACCGCACCCGCGCGCGTGGTCCACCCGCGCGACGGCGGGCCGCACGAGGAGCCGCAGGACCGGGCCCCGCGCGACGCGGCGCCGCACGACCCGTCGCCCACCGAGCACCTGAGTTCGCACGACGCGCCGCAGGACACGTCGGCCTCCGACCCAGCCCACCCGGCAGGGCCTACCGCCGAGGAGGGGGAGTGA
- a CDS encoding NADH-quinone oxidoreductase subunit B family protein, with product MGLEEKLPSGFLLTTVEQAAGWVRKASVFPATFGLACCAIEMMTTGAGRYDLARFGMEVFRGSPRQADLMIVAGRVSQKMAPVLRQVYDQMPNPKWVISMGVCASSGGMFNNYAIVQGVDHIVPVDIYLPGCPPRPEMLVDAILKLHHKIQNSKLGVNAEEAAREAEEAALKALPTIEMKGLLR from the coding sequence ATGGGACTCGAAGAAAAGCTGCCGAGCGGTTTCCTGCTGACCACCGTCGAGCAGGCCGCGGGCTGGGTGCGCAAGGCGTCCGTCTTCCCCGCCACCTTCGGCCTCGCCTGCTGCGCCATCGAGATGATGACGACCGGCGCCGGCCGCTACGACCTGGCGCGCTTCGGCATGGAGGTCTTCCGCGGATCCCCGCGCCAGGCCGACCTCATGATCGTCGCCGGTCGGGTCAGCCAGAAGATGGCGCCGGTGCTCCGGCAGGTCTACGACCAGATGCCCAACCCGAAGTGGGTCATCTCCATGGGCGTGTGCGCCTCCTCCGGCGGCATGTTCAACAACTACGCGATCGTCCAGGGCGTCGACCACATCGTCCCCGTCGACATCTATCTCCCGGGCTGCCCGCCACGGCCCGAGATGCTGGTGGACGCGATCCTCAAGCTCCACCACAAGATCCAGAACTCCAAGCTGGGCGTGAACGCCGAGGAGGCGGCCCGCGAGGCGGAGGAGGCGGCGCTGAAGGCCCTGCCCACGATCGAGATGAAGGGGCTGCTGCGGTGA
- a CDS encoding NADH-quinone oxidoreductase subunit G, giving the protein MTVTTSAPSGGGEAAVPPEDLVTLTIDGAEISVPKGTLVIRAAEQLGIEIPRFCDHPLLDPVGACRQCIVEVEGQRKPMASCTITCTDGMVVKTHLTSPVAEKAQHGVMELLLINHPLDCPVCDKGGECPLQNQAMSHGNAESRFEGRKRTYEKPVPISTQVLLDRERCVLCARCTRFSNQVAGDPMIELIERGALQQVGTGEGDPFESYFSGNTIQICPVGALTSAAYRFRSRPFDLVSSHSVCEHCSGGCATRTDHRRGKVMRRLAANDPEVNEEWICDKGRFAFRYAQQRDRLATPLVRNAEGDLEPASWPEALQIAAQGLLASRGRTGVLTGGRLTIEDAYAYSKFARVALDTNDIDFRARVHSGEEADFLASRIAGRGRDLDGTGLTYTSLEKAPAVLLVGFESEEEAPGVFLRLRKAWRGHGQRVFSLATHATRGLEKAGGTLLPAAPGTETEWLDALASGVGLEDAGGEAAEALQAEGTVIVVGERLASVAGGLTAAVRAASATGAQLVWIPRRAGERGAIEAGALPSLLPGGRPATDPRARDEVAAVWGLAELPHRYGRDTGQIVEAAVAGELQALLVAGVEIADLPDPARAREALAEVGFLVSLELRPGEVTHHADVVLPVAAVAEKAGAFLNWEGRVRFFEAALKPDQMIRRLAPSDARVLQMLADAMDVHLGLPDLRTARAELDRLGAWDGARATEPLEIAAQLPRPASGEAVLAGHRLLLDQGALQEGDEALAGTRHAARARVSAATAAEAGVADGDVLAVTGPAGVVELPLQITEMPDRVVWLPLNSTAGGVASDSGATPGSLVRIGPATPAAEAPKEVEA; this is encoded by the coding sequence ATGACGGTGACCACGAGCGCTCCCTCGGGTGGGGGAGAGGCGGCGGTCCCGCCGGAAGATCTCGTGACGCTGACCATCGACGGCGCCGAGATCAGCGTGCCCAAGGGCACCCTGGTCATCCGGGCCGCCGAGCAACTCGGCATCGAGATCCCCCGCTTCTGCGACCATCCTCTCCTCGACCCGGTCGGCGCGTGCCGCCAGTGCATCGTCGAGGTCGAGGGCCAGCGCAAGCCCATGGCGTCCTGCACGATCACGTGTACGGACGGGATGGTGGTGAAGACTCACCTCACCTCGCCCGTGGCCGAGAAGGCCCAGCACGGCGTGATGGAACTGCTCCTCATCAACCATCCGCTGGACTGCCCGGTCTGCGACAAGGGCGGCGAGTGCCCCCTGCAGAACCAGGCGATGTCGCACGGCAACGCCGAGTCCCGCTTCGAGGGCCGCAAGCGGACGTACGAGAAGCCCGTGCCGATCTCCACGCAGGTGCTGCTCGACCGTGAGCGGTGCGTGCTGTGCGCCCGCTGCACCCGGTTCTCCAACCAGGTCGCGGGCGACCCGATGATCGAACTGATCGAGCGGGGCGCGCTGCAGCAGGTCGGCACCGGTGAGGGCGACCCCTTCGAGTCGTACTTCTCCGGCAACACCATCCAGATCTGCCCCGTGGGCGCGCTGACCTCGGCGGCGTACCGATTCCGCTCCCGGCCCTTCGACCTCGTCTCCTCGCACTCCGTGTGCGAGCACTGCTCCGGCGGCTGCGCGACGCGCACCGACCACCGGCGCGGCAAGGTCATGCGGCGCCTGGCCGCCAACGACCCCGAGGTCAACGAGGAGTGGATCTGCGACAAGGGGAGGTTCGCGTTCCGGTACGCGCAGCAGCGGGACCGGCTCGCCACGCCTCTGGTGCGCAACGCCGAGGGTGACCTCGAACCGGCGTCCTGGCCGGAGGCGTTGCAGATCGCGGCGCAGGGGCTGCTCGCCTCGCGCGGGAGGACCGGCGTGCTGACCGGCGGCCGTCTCACCATCGAGGACGCGTACGCGTACAGCAAGTTCGCGCGCGTGGCGCTCGACACCAACGACATCGACTTCCGCGCGCGTGTGCACAGCGGCGAGGAGGCCGACTTCCTGGCCTCCCGTATCGCCGGCCGCGGCCGTGACCTCGACGGTACGGGCCTGACGTACACCTCTCTGGAGAAGGCGCCGGCCGTCCTGCTCGTCGGGTTCGAGTCGGAGGAGGAGGCGCCCGGGGTCTTCCTGCGGCTGCGCAAGGCCTGGCGGGGGCACGGACAGCGGGTGTTCTCGCTGGCCACGCATGCCACGCGCGGTCTGGAGAAGGCGGGCGGCACGCTGCTGCCGGCCGCTCCGGGCACCGAGACCGAGTGGCTGGACGCGCTCGCGAGCGGGGTCGGCCTGGAGGACGCGGGCGGCGAGGCCGCCGAGGCGCTGCAGGCCGAGGGCACGGTGATCGTCGTCGGCGAGCGGCTGGCCAGTGTGGCCGGCGGCCTCACCGCCGCTGTACGGGCCGCCTCCGCGACCGGCGCCCAGCTGGTGTGGATCCCGCGCCGGGCGGGGGAGCGGGGCGCGATCGAGGCGGGTGCGCTGCCGTCGCTGCTGCCGGGCGGTCGTCCGGCCACTGACCCGCGCGCGCGGGACGAGGTCGCGGCCGTCTGGGGACTCGCCGAACTCCCGCACCGCTACGGCCGCGACACCGGGCAGATCGTCGAGGCCGCCGTGGCCGGCGAGCTGCAGGCGCTGCTCGTCGCGGGCGTGGAGATCGCGGACCTGCCTGATCCGGCACGCGCGCGTGAGGCGCTTGCCGAGGTCGGCTTCCTGGTGTCGTTGGAGCTGCGGCCCGGCGAGGTCACGCACCACGCGGACGTGGTCCTTCCCGTCGCGGCGGTCGCCGAGAAGGCGGGGGCCTTCCTCAATTGGGAGGGCCGGGTCCGCTTCTTCGAGGCGGCGCTCAAGCCCGACCAGATGATCCGCCGCCTGGCGCCCTCCGACGCGCGCGTGCTGCAGATGCTGGCCGACGCGATGGACGTCCACCTGGGCCTGCCGGACCTGCGGACCGCGCGCGCGGAACTCGACCGGCTCGGCGCCTGGGACGGCGCGCGGGCCACCGAGCCGTTGGAGATCGCGGCCCAGCTGCCGCGTCCGGCCTCCGGAGAGGCCGTGCTCGCCGGGCACCGTCTGCTGCTCGACCAGGGCGCCCTCCAGGAGGGCGACGAGGCGCTCGCCGGAACGCGGCACGCGGCACGCGCGCGCGTGTCGGCGGCCACGGCCGCCGAGGCGGGCGTCGCGGACGGCGACGTGCTCGCCGTGACCGGGCCCGCCGGGGTGGTCGAACTCCCGCTGCAGATCACCGAGATGCCCGACCGGGTGGTGTGGCTCCCACTGAACTCCACCGCGGGGGGCGTCGCCTCCGACTCCGGGGCCACGCCCGGCTCCCTCGTCCGCATCGGCCCGGCGACGCCCGCCGCCGAAGCCCCCAAGGAGGTGGAGGCATGA